Proteins found in one Actinokineospora alba genomic segment:
- a CDS encoding error-prone DNA polymerase — protein MGWNNPPVRWSELERILSGRPPEVGDGGDSPGWTRRRDRYVPPMGVGPPGVTDQADGDSRVPYAELHCHSNFSFLDGASHPEELVEAASLLGLDAIALTDHDGMYGVVRFAEAAKELGMRTVFGTELSLGLTGPQNGVADPEGEHLLLLADKQAGYHSLCRVLTAAHLRGEEKGKPVYDLLEVVEETRDDCVVLTGCRKGGVRLALASGGPQAAFEQLRLLSSAYGPDRVYVELVDHGMPDDTDRNDLLAGMAADLGLPTVATNAVHYAHPSRGHLAAAMAAVRARRSLDELAGWLPPSPTAHLRTGQEMADRFARYPGAVQRAALLGVQLAFDLHLVAPKLPPFDVLDGHTEVTFLRKLTYEGAAVKYGSSAERPRAYAQLAHELQVIEELGFPGYFLVVWDIVKFCRDNDIYCQGRGSAANSAVCYALGITNVDAVRWELLFERFLAPARDGPPDIDLDIESDRREEVIQFVYDKYDRRHAAQVANVITYRAKSTVRDMAKALGYSPGQQDAWSKQIDRWGPLQSTLDDNHLDVPTAVLELAGQLENFPRHLGIHSGGMVICDRPVSEVCPVEPARMPKRTVLQWDKDDCAAVGLVKFDLLGLGMLSALHYVVDLVGKHHGVPVDIGALNLADQRVYEMLCRADSVGVFQVESRAQMATLPRLRPTEFYDLVVEVALIRPGPIQGGSVHPFIRRKNGKEEPTVDHPLLKNALHKTLGVPLFQEQLMQIAVDVADFSPAEADELRRAMGAKRSTRRMERLRERFYAGAASNGLDEALAARIYEKLLAFANFGFPESHALSFAYLVFASAWFKLYYPAAFCAALLRAQPMGFYSPQSLVADARRHGVTVRGPDINASLEHATLEPVEPGSDEQAVRLGLGAVRLIGDDLAERIVAERGEGPYLDMVDLARRVQLTRPQVEALSTAGAFGCFGLLRREALWAAGAAAAERPDRLPGTAVGVKAPELPGMDELELAVADVWATGLSPDSFPTQFIRERLTRLGALTAIELSKVDTGSRVLLGGAVTHRQRPQTAGGVTFLNIEDETGMVNVVCSPGLWARYRRVARSSSALLVRGVVESVEGVVSLYADRLQRLDMRIPAKSRDFR, from the coding sequence ATGGGATGGAACAACCCACCGGTTCGGTGGTCGGAACTCGAGCGCATCCTCTCCGGCAGGCCGCCGGAGGTCGGCGACGGTGGTGACAGCCCGGGCTGGACCCGCCGCCGCGACCGCTATGTGCCGCCGATGGGGGTCGGGCCGCCCGGCGTCACCGACCAGGCCGACGGGGATTCGCGGGTGCCGTACGCGGAGCTGCACTGCCATTCCAACTTCAGCTTCCTCGACGGCGCGAGCCATCCGGAGGAGCTGGTGGAGGCGGCGTCGCTCCTCGGTCTCGACGCCATAGCGCTGACCGACCACGACGGCATGTACGGCGTGGTCCGGTTCGCCGAGGCGGCCAAAGAGCTGGGCATGCGCACGGTCTTCGGCACCGAGCTGAGCCTCGGCCTCACCGGCCCGCAGAACGGTGTCGCCGACCCCGAAGGGGAGCATCTGCTGCTGCTCGCCGACAAACAGGCCGGCTACCACAGCCTGTGTCGGGTGCTCACCGCCGCGCACCTGCGCGGTGAGGAGAAGGGCAAACCGGTCTACGACCTTCTCGAGGTCGTCGAGGAGACCCGCGACGACTGTGTCGTGCTCACCGGCTGCCGCAAGGGCGGTGTCCGGCTGGCGCTCGCCAGTGGTGGGCCCCAGGCCGCGTTCGAGCAGCTCAGGCTCCTGTCCTCGGCATACGGGCCCGACCGCGTCTATGTCGAACTCGTCGACCACGGCATGCCCGACGACACCGACCGCAACGACCTGCTCGCGGGCATGGCCGCCGACCTCGGCCTGCCGACCGTCGCGACGAACGCCGTGCACTACGCGCACCCGTCGCGCGGGCATCTCGCGGCGGCGATGGCCGCGGTGCGGGCCCGGCGCAGCCTCGACGAGCTGGCGGGCTGGCTGCCGCCCTCGCCCACCGCCCACCTGCGGACCGGGCAGGAGATGGCCGACCGGTTCGCCCGCTACCCGGGCGCCGTGCAGCGCGCCGCCCTGCTCGGCGTGCAACTCGCGTTCGACCTGCACCTGGTCGCGCCGAAGCTGCCGCCGTTCGACGTGCTCGACGGGCACACCGAGGTCACCTTCCTGCGGAAGCTGACCTACGAGGGCGCCGCGGTCAAGTACGGCTCGTCGGCCGAACGTCCCCGGGCCTACGCGCAGCTCGCTCACGAACTCCAGGTCATCGAGGAACTCGGTTTCCCGGGCTACTTCCTCGTCGTCTGGGACATCGTGAAGTTCTGCCGCGACAACGACATCTACTGCCAGGGCCGAGGCTCGGCGGCGAACTCGGCGGTCTGCTACGCGCTCGGGATCACCAATGTCGACGCCGTGCGCTGGGAGCTGCTCTTCGAGCGGTTCCTGGCCCCGGCCCGCGACGGCCCGCCCGACATCGACCTCGACATCGAGTCCGACCGCCGCGAGGAGGTCATCCAGTTCGTCTACGACAAGTACGACCGGCGCCACGCCGCTCAGGTGGCGAACGTGATCACCTACCGCGCGAAGTCGACGGTGCGTGACATGGCCAAGGCGCTGGGCTACTCGCCCGGCCAGCAGGACGCCTGGAGCAAGCAGATCGACCGCTGGGGACCGTTGCAGTCCACTTTGGACGACAACCACCTCGATGTTCCGACCGCGGTCCTCGAACTGGCCGGGCAGTTGGAGAACTTCCCGCGCCACCTGGGAATCCACTCCGGCGGCATGGTCATCTGCGACCGCCCGGTCAGCGAGGTCTGCCCGGTCGAGCCCGCGCGGATGCCCAAGCGCACGGTGCTGCAGTGGGACAAGGACGACTGCGCCGCCGTCGGACTGGTCAAGTTCGACCTCCTGGGCCTGGGCATGCTGTCCGCGTTGCACTACGTGGTCGACCTGGTCGGCAAACACCACGGGGTCCCGGTCGACATCGGTGCGCTGAACCTCGCCGACCAGCGGGTCTACGAGATGCTCTGCCGCGCCGACTCGGTCGGCGTGTTCCAGGTGGAGAGCCGCGCGCAGATGGCCACGTTGCCCCGCCTGCGCCCCACGGAGTTCTACGATCTGGTCGTCGAGGTCGCGCTCATCCGGCCGGGGCCGATCCAGGGCGGGTCGGTGCATCCCTTCATCCGCCGCAAGAACGGCAAGGAGGAGCCCACCGTCGACCACCCGCTGCTGAAGAACGCGCTGCACAAGACGCTCGGTGTCCCGCTCTTCCAGGAGCAGCTCATGCAGATCGCGGTCGACGTCGCGGACTTCAGCCCAGCCGAGGCCGACGAACTGCGCCGCGCCATGGGCGCCAAACGGTCCACGCGCCGGATGGAGCGGCTGCGCGAACGGTTCTACGCGGGCGCCGCGAGCAACGGTCTCGACGAGGCGCTGGCCGCGCGCATCTACGAGAAACTCTTGGCGTTCGCCAACTTCGGCTTCCCGGAGAGCCACGCCCTGAGCTTCGCCTACCTGGTGTTCGCCAGCGCCTGGTTCAAGCTGTACTACCCGGCCGCCTTCTGCGCCGCCCTGCTGCGCGCGCAGCCGATGGGCTTCTACTCGCCGCAGTCCCTGGTCGCCGACGCGCGGCGGCACGGGGTCACCGTGCGCGGGCCGGACATCAACGCCAGCCTTGAGCACGCCACCCTCGAACCGGTCGAACCGGGCAGCGACGAACAGGCCGTGCGCCTGGGCCTGGGTGCGGTCCGCCTGATCGGCGACGACCTGGCCGAACGCATCGTCGCCGAACGCGGCGAGGGCCCGTACCTGGACATGGTCGACCTGGCCCGCCGCGTCCAGCTCACCCGTCCCCAGGTGGAGGCGCTGTCGACCGCGGGCGCGTTCGGCTGCTTCGGCCTGCTCCGCCGCGAGGCCCTGTGGGCAGCGGGTGCAGCGGCCGCTGAACGGCCGGATCGCTTGCCGGGCACCGCTGTCGGCGTCAAGGCCCCGGAGCTGCCCGGGATGGACGAACTCGAACTCGCCGTCGCCGACGTCTGGGCCACCGGCCTGTCGCCGGACAGCTTCCCGACCCAGTTCATCCGCGAACGCCTGACCCGCCTGGGCGCGCTGACCGCCATCGAATTGTCCAAAGTGGACACCGGCTCGCGGGTCCTGCTCGGGGGCGCGGTCACTCACCGGCAGCGCCCACAGACCGCGGGCGGGGTCACGTTCCTCAACATCGAGGACGAGACCGGCATGGTCAACGTGGTGTGCTCGCCCGGACTGTGGGCGCGCTACCGCAGGGTCGCGCGATCCAGCTCGGCCCTGCTGGTGCGTGGTGTGGTGGAGAGCGTCGAGGGGGTGGTGAGCCTCTATGCCGACCGGTTGCAGCGACTCGACATGCGCATCCCGGCCAAGTCGCGCGACTTCCGGTGA
- a CDS encoding pentapeptide repeat-containing protein, protein METGEDYSDSDLHGQQWDQRHFTDCDFTDADLRGLVTTGCTFTKCDFTRADLGESRHRSTAFRTCTFDRATLMFSEFAGCSLIGSTFLDCRLRPWTVTDTDLTLVGLAGAALRKAKLTGLRFREANLTDADLREADLREADLTGARLRGANLEGADLRDARITADGLVQASLRGARVDLHTAVAFAAAHGLQID, encoded by the coding sequence GTGGAGACCGGCGAGGACTACAGCGACAGTGATCTGCACGGGCAGCAGTGGGACCAGCGGCACTTCACCGACTGCGACTTCACCGACGCCGACCTGCGCGGCCTGGTGACGACCGGCTGCACGTTCACCAAGTGCGACTTCACCCGCGCCGACCTGGGGGAGTCCCGACACCGCTCTACGGCGTTCCGGACCTGCACGTTCGACCGCGCCACCCTGATGTTCAGCGAGTTCGCGGGCTGCAGCCTCATCGGCTCGACGTTCCTCGACTGCAGGCTGCGTCCCTGGACCGTGACCGACACCGACCTGACCCTCGTCGGCCTGGCCGGGGCCGCGCTGCGCAAGGCCAAGCTCACCGGCCTGCGTTTCCGCGAGGCCAACCTCACCGACGCCGACCTAAGGGAAGCCGACCTCCGCGAGGCGGACCTCACGGGCGCCCGCCTGCGCGGCGCCAACCTCGAGGGCGCCGACCTCCGCGACGCCCGCATCACCGCCGACGGCCTCGTCCAGGCAAGCCTGCGCGGCGCCCGCGTCGACCTGCACACCGCGGTGGCGTTCGCCGCCGCCCACGGCCTGCAGATCGACTAG
- a CDS encoding glycohydrolase toxin TNT-related protein (This protein contains a domain related to Tuberculosis Necrotizing Toxin, which is the C-terminal effector domain of outer membrane channel protein CpnT, and which has a lethal NAD+-glycohydrolase activity.) → MAQPTQLNPTEQDALVKQIGLALLRAAPADWHSITVDYRALGRYAEAVGKVIFADETTEELKVSPEIAVLFGRLRSGMYRDGRGTWYNARYQLDQPSAYSLEYDRDEPRWTNPPPPPAYADDLRTFPRDEQNVPEWLMRRMAGLKPPFRVARIFDGPGAGGRPVINRPPIDEGEREDILRYLDGAPLALPARGFDTDHLDDEARQSVPVAFHTDGAWIWPAAVNYYLRTHSVPPDPDLLEHLRRVEFTLPEVDDSTRAAAASFLGRGPRRPPNGVRPAPAPVPAPAPAPAGPPPIMGPDGPVPPIPVQVGFGNRAKPPVEGPVHTTEPIDRTPADAPGTTAAWSPTHAPTEPTGTHATAPIGREKDSWFPEPAAGPGASDSARPPAFDWSAEAPAAPAGSWFPEPATAAAAPAEVSEEVSAAAGTPADPASADSQAPNWAPDQAPAADQGVTERPNWATGADGASAADQSPTESPNWASNADGAPAANQGSTETETPNSETSDTEAPAASSDHGSAWASGDASDSGDSARAESAPEWAAGEPSAQSAAGWSNPVAGQPQEASGQNAEAGPWSADDAVPSGADESSAAKASSGPYEQVSLPDVGAAGVPARDDWDVTPPTPAGADVVSAANPPSPVAPGVAAQFDQLQARLSALGVPESRYRIGALPESAAWVLEQSGEAWRVGWFDGGFSAPRQFDDFADASAFLLGKVLLEPVESPQSTMRASLADLEDDDDDEYEHRPRRAVTPPGPAGEDLFRPSRPADDLFRPRHTGTPDFDDEDEDEYQHRRAAPRPTPRVGAKPDPVAAPGMSFAGQPTTEASATADGPFDDGRGPTEAAFGSQTAPSDSFGGDEPSSATGPRTTDEHSANESSFSDGSTATDGAFDGPSSAGGAFDEERAMADGSFGGPASASGDEGRTTVSDERSAEDGAFAAGQNTAEGVFAEGHSAAGDAAADRQSAAEHAIADGQSATDGGFGGAQDAFGRRSVADGTAAGGHGPDNTTFDGGHSAGDETFATQPTNSAFDGGHSAGDETFAGQTANGAFDGGHSAGQPANATFDHGHPTGDETFATQPTNSAFDGGHSAGQPANATFDHGHPTGDETFATQPTNSAFDGGHSASDETFAGQPTNSAFDGGHSAGDETFAGQPANATFDGRQQAGDETFAGQPASGVFDGGHSAGDETFAAQPANATFDGGQSAGDGAFVGGHAPANGGVEGESNTNSAFAGGQPAAAVSNAGGESAPGSLFTRDDSASVAGAGGQAAGTPGSLFTRADSASDMGTRPEDAPTDPRGIRFGDRDGAAGSPFADRRPAPEDTQGVPFGRDDSSRLGEEPAGGMTSPQGPQFGGEPTGDPISTHGAQFGNQRAGDTTPPHGAPFGGSEPGDMAAPRGAQFGSQTTEDTASGHGTQVDSEPTGDATSAHGAQFGGDDPTRNATSAHGAQFGGDEPNRNAASAHGTQFGANDPADNATTTHGTPFDGSHTAENTAASSGARFGADNSADSATSTHGAPFGGSHAGNAADLSGARFGANDAADNATTTQGAPFGGSHAGNAAASGGARFGGGDSAADLVASRDARPGGGEAAGGNRFGGESAGVASPRRVGAPAGGGQQSGAGGGSSSPGSDSGVKPQDWAIQPRPGDPPLTLFRGKTLTELPPGTEIDRYGEPSGNLTYAAGTPFERRSLVPDWVTRPYRVYRVQRPTEALTGVAIPWFEQPGGGTAFVLNRSIAELIESGHLVEIPNQVPPTRP, encoded by the coding sequence GTGGCACAACCGACGCAGCTGAACCCAACGGAACAGGATGCCCTGGTCAAGCAGATCGGGCTCGCGTTGCTCCGGGCGGCACCCGCGGACTGGCATTCCATCACCGTCGACTACCGCGCGCTGGGTCGGTACGCGGAAGCGGTCGGCAAAGTGATCTTCGCTGATGAGACCACCGAGGAGTTGAAAGTCTCACCGGAGATCGCCGTGCTCTTCGGGCGGCTGCGGTCGGGGATGTACCGGGACGGGCGCGGGACTTGGTACAACGCCCGCTACCAGCTCGACCAGCCCTCGGCGTACAGCCTCGAGTACGACCGCGACGAACCGCGCTGGACGAACCCGCCACCGCCGCCCGCGTACGCCGACGACCTGCGGACCTTCCCCCGCGACGAGCAGAACGTGCCCGAGTGGCTGATGCGCCGGATGGCTGGGCTCAAGCCGCCGTTCCGGGTCGCGCGGATCTTCGACGGACCCGGCGCCGGTGGGCGTCCGGTGATCAACCGGCCGCCGATCGACGAGGGCGAGCGCGAGGACATCCTGCGCTACCTCGACGGCGCGCCCCTGGCGCTTCCGGCGCGCGGGTTCGACACCGATCACCTGGACGACGAGGCCCGGCAGTCGGTCCCGGTCGCGTTCCACACCGACGGCGCCTGGATCTGGCCGGCGGCGGTCAACTACTACCTGCGGACCCACAGCGTGCCGCCGGACCCGGACCTGCTCGAACACCTCCGGCGGGTGGAGTTCACCCTGCCCGAGGTCGACGACTCGACCCGGGCGGCGGCGGCGTCGTTCCTGGGGCGCGGGCCGCGCAGGCCACCGAACGGTGTGCGCCCGGCGCCCGCTCCCGTGCCCGCGCCTGCGCCTGCTCCGGCTGGGCCGCCGCCGATCATGGGGCCGGATGGGCCGGTGCCGCCGATCCCGGTGCAGGTCGGATTCGGGAACCGGGCGAAGCCGCCGGTCGAAGGGCCGGTGCACACAACCGAGCCGATCGACCGCACGCCTGCTGATGCCCCGGGGACGACGGCGGCCTGGTCGCCGACGCACGCCCCGACGGAGCCGACGGGCACGCACGCGACGGCGCCGATCGGGCGGGAGAAGGACAGTTGGTTCCCTGAACCCGCTGCTGGTCCTGGTGCTTCGGATTCGGCTCGGCCACCCGCGTTCGACTGGTCGGCTGAGGCGCCCGCGGCTCCGGCGGGCAGTTGGTTCCCGGAGCCTGCGACTGCTGCCGCGGCACCGGCTGAGGTCTCGGAGGAGGTTTCGGCGGCTGCCGGAACCCCGGCCGACCCGGCCTCCGCTGATTCGCAGGCCCCGAACTGGGCGCCAGATCAGGCTCCCGCGGCCGACCAAGGCGTCACCGAACGCCCGAACTGGGCGACCGGCGCCGACGGCGCTTCCGCGGCCGACCAAAGCCCCACCGAATCCCCGAACTGGGCGAGCAACGCCGACGGGGCTCCCGCCGCCAACCAGGGCTCCACCGAAACCGAGACCCCGAACTCGGAGACGAGCGACACCGAGGCACCGGCGGCGTCTTCCGATCATGGCTCCGCGTGGGCGTCCGGCGACGCCTCGGACTCTGGCGACTCCGCGCGAGCCGAGTCCGCCCCTGAATGGGCGGCGGGCGAACCTTCCGCCCAGTCCGCGGCGGGCTGGTCCAATCCCGTTGCCGGGCAACCGCAGGAGGCTTCCGGCCAGAACGCGGAGGCCGGGCCGTGGTCCGCCGACGACGCGGTGCCGTCTGGTGCCGACGAGTCGTCGGCCGCCAAAGCGTCTTCCGGCCCGTACGAGCAGGTAAGTCTGCCTGACGTCGGCGCGGCAGGCGTGCCCGCGCGGGACGACTGGGATGTCACACCGCCCACGCCCGCGGGCGCCGATGTGGTGTCGGCGGCCAACCCGCCTTCGCCGGTGGCGCCGGGGGTGGCGGCTCAGTTCGATCAGCTGCAGGCACGGCTGAGCGCGCTCGGCGTCCCCGAGTCCCGGTACCGGATCGGTGCGCTGCCGGAGTCGGCCGCGTGGGTGCTGGAGCAGTCCGGCGAGGCGTGGCGGGTCGGCTGGTTCGATGGCGGGTTCAGTGCTCCGCGGCAGTTCGACGACTTCGCGGACGCCTCGGCTTTCTTGCTGGGCAAGGTTTTGCTCGAGCCGGTCGAGTCCCCGCAGTCGACGATGCGAGCGTCGCTGGCCGACCTGGAAGACGACGACGATGACGAGTACGAGCACCGCCCCCGCAGGGCGGTGACCCCACCGGGGCCCGCGGGTGAAGACCTGTTCCGCCCCTCGCGCCCCGCCGACGACCTGTTCCGGCCGCGGCACACCGGCACCCCGGATTTCGACGACGAAGACGAAGACGAGTACCAGCACAGGCGCGCCGCGCCCCGCCCCACGCCGCGCGTGGGCGCCAAGCCCGACCCGGTAGCGGCACCCGGTATGTCGTTCGCTGGACAGCCGACGACCGAGGCGTCCGCCACCGCTGACGGTCCCTTCGACGATGGACGTGGACCGACCGAGGCCGCGTTCGGCAGCCAGACCGCCCCAAGCGACTCGTTCGGCGGCGATGAACCGTCGTCGGCCACCGGCCCACGAACGACCGACGAACACTCGGCGAACGAGAGTTCGTTCAGTGATGGAAGCACCGCAACGGATGGCGCTTTCGACGGACCATCCTCGGCAGGCGGCGCGTTCGATGAAGAACGGGCCATGGCCGACGGTTCATTCGGCGGACCCGCCTCAGCCAGCGGTGATGAAGGTCGAACCACGGTCAGCGATGAGCGTTCCGCGGAGGACGGTGCGTTCGCCGCAGGCCAGAACACAGCTGAAGGGGTGTTCGCCGAGGGGCACTCCGCTGCCGGGGATGCGGCCGCCGACCGCCAGTCGGCGGCCGAGCACGCGATCGCTGACGGGCAGTCGGCGACTGATGGCGGCTTCGGCGGTGCGCAGGACGCGTTCGGTCGGCGGTCTGTGGCCGATGGGACGGCCGCTGGTGGTCACGGTCCTGACAACACCACGTTCGACGGTGGACATTCGGCAGGCGACGAAACCTTCGCCACCCAACCCACCAACAGCGCGTTCGACGGCGGGCACTCGGCAGGCGACGAAACCTTCGCCGGCCAGACCGCCAACGGCGCGTTCGACGGTGGGCACTCGGCAGGCCAACCCGCCAACGCCACGTTCGACCACGGACACCCGACAGGCGACGAAACCTTCGCCACCCAACCCACCAACAGCGCGTTCGACGGTGGACACTCGGCAGGCCAACCCGCCAACGCCACGTTCGACCACGGACACCCGACAGGCGACGAAACCTTCGCCACCCAACCCACCAACAGCGCGTTCGACGGTGGACACTCGGCGAGCGACGAAACCTTCGCCGGTCAACCCACCAACAGCGCGTTCGACGGTGGACATTCGGCAGGCGACGAAACCTTCGCCGGTCAACCCGCCAACGCCACGTTCGACGGCAGGCAGCAGGCAGGCGACGAGACTTTCGCCGGCCAGCCCGCCAGCGGCGTGTTCGACGGTGGGCACTCGGCGGGCGACGAGACCTTCGCCGCCCAGCCCGCCAACGCCACGTTCGACGGCGGGCAGTCGGCAGGCGACGGCGCATTCGTTGGTGGGCATGCGCCCGCCAACGGTGGGGTTGAAGGAGAGTCGAACACCAACTCGGCGTTCGCGGGCGGGCAGCCCGCCGCCGCGGTTTCCAACGCGGGTGGGGAATCGGCGCCGGGGTCGTTGTTCACCCGTGACGATTCCGCAAGCGTCGCCGGAGCTGGTGGGCAAGCCGCAGGCACACCGGGCTCGTTGTTCACTCGCGCGGATTCCGCAAGCGATATGGGTACCCGTCCCGAAGACGCGCCCACGGACCCGCGCGGCATCCGGTTCGGCGACCGCGACGGCGCGGCTGGGTCACCCTTCGCCGACCGGCGACCCGCACCTGAAGACACTCAGGGTGTGCCGTTCGGGCGCGACGACTCGTCGCGGCTCGGTGAAGAACCTGCCGGGGGCATGACTTCTCCCCAGGGCCCACAGTTCGGCGGTGAACCTACCGGCGACCCGATCTCCACACATGGCGCACAGTTCGGCAACCAACGCGCAGGCGACACGACGCCTCCACACGGGGCACCGTTCGGCGGCAGCGAGCCCGGCGACATGGCCGCCCCACGTGGGGCACAGTTCGGTAGCCAAACCACCGAGGACACGGCGTCCGGGCACGGCACTCAGGTCGACAGCGAACCCACCGGCGACGCGACCTCTGCGCATGGCGCGCAGTTCGGTGGCGACGACCCCACCCGCAACGCAACCTCCGCACATGGCGCGCAGTTCGGTGGCGACGAACCCAACCGCAACGCGGCCTCCGCGCATGGCACGCAGTTCGGTGCTAACGACCCGGCCGACAACGCGACCACCACCCACGGCACACCCTTTGATGGGAGCCACACCGCTGAGAACACAGCGGCCTCAAGTGGAGCGCGGTTCGGTGCCGACAACTCCGCCGACAGCGCGACCAGCACGCACGGCGCACCCTTTGGTGGCAGCCACGCTGGAAACGCGGCGGACTTGAGTGGAGCGCGGTTCGGTGCCAACGACGCCGCCGACAACGCGACCACTACGCAAGGCGCACCCTTTGGTGGCAGCCACGCTGGAAACGCGGCGGCTTCGGGTGGAGCGCGGTTTGGTGGTGGCGACTCAGCTGCGGACCTGGTGGCTTCCCGTGACGCACGCCCCGGTGGCGGCGAGGCCGCCGGTGGCAACCGGTTTGGCGGGGAGTCCGCCGGTGTGGCCTCTCCCCGTCGGGTCGGGGCCCCAGCCGGTGGTGGGCAGCAGTCCGGCGCCGGGGGTGGTTCCTCCTCCCCTGGGTCTGATTCCGGTGTGAAGCCACAGGACTGGGCGATCCAGCCTCGGCCGGGTGACCCGCCGCTGACGTTGTTCCGGGGGAAGACCCTGACCGAACTGCCGCCCGGTACCGAGATCGACCGCTACGGCGAGCCCTCCGGCAACCTGACCTACGCCGCGGGCACGCCGTTCGAGCGGCGGTCGCTGGTGCCAGACTGGGTGACGCGGCCCTACCGCGTGTACCGCGTCCAGCGGCCGACGGAGGCGTTGACCGGGGTCGCCATCCCGTGGTTCGAGCAGCCCGGTGGCGGGACCGCGTTCGTGCTCAACCGGTCGATCGCGGAACTCATCGAGAGCGGCCACCTGGTCGAGATCCCCAACCAGGTACCGCCGACGCGGCCGTAG
- a CDS encoding helix-turn-helix transcriptional regulator: MSEGDLAPHLSRLGLPEDEIRSYLYLLRTGPSTAEEIAVGAAEPLEVVQHSLRTLIDAGLVGAGGPDGRTITPVPPASGLQILSRRRESELEQARVATLNAYDTFRRAISPQRTDDLIEVVTGTAIAQRIQQMELSARKEIRRLDSPPYFTEGHINNAELEQLNRGEVTYKVVYARAAVEDPGRYAQNIQPCVAAGEQARVLPEVPVKLTIIDQQFATVSLPVAEADVNRSLLVVRPSSLLSALVGLFEASWRLAVPLHGAARASSAVQPIEQRLLGLLAAGANDDSIARQLGVSRRTVFRHLQRLMDHAGATTRFQLAVHAVRHRWI; this comes from the coding sequence ATGTCCGAGGGCGATCTCGCGCCGCACCTTTCTCGACTCGGCCTGCCCGAAGACGAGATTCGCAGCTACCTCTATCTGCTGCGCACCGGCCCCTCGACGGCCGAGGAGATCGCCGTCGGCGCGGCGGAGCCGCTCGAAGTCGTCCAGCACAGTCTGCGCACCCTCATCGACGCCGGTCTCGTCGGAGCCGGTGGCCCGGACGGCCGGACCATAACCCCTGTGCCGCCCGCGTCGGGTCTGCAGATCCTCAGCAGGCGCCGTGAGTCCGAACTCGAGCAGGCCCGGGTGGCCACGCTCAACGCCTACGACACCTTCCGCCGCGCGATCTCCCCGCAGCGCACCGACGACCTGATCGAGGTCGTCACCGGCACCGCGATCGCCCAGCGCATCCAGCAGATGGAGCTCAGCGCGCGCAAGGAGATCCGGCGGCTGGACTCGCCGCCGTATTTCACCGAGGGCCACATCAACAACGCCGAGCTCGAGCAGCTCAACCGCGGTGAGGTGACCTACAAGGTCGTCTACGCGCGGGCCGCCGTCGAGGACCCGGGCCGCTACGCGCAGAACATCCAGCCGTGCGTGGCCGCGGGGGAGCAGGCGCGGGTGCTGCCCGAGGTCCCGGTGAAGCTGACGATCATCGACCAGCAGTTCGCGACCGTCTCGCTCCCGGTCGCCGAGGCCGACGTGAACCGGTCGCTGCTGGTGGTCCGCCCGAGCAGCCTGCTCTCCGCGCTGGTCGGCCTGTTCGAGGCCTCTTGGCGGCTCGCGGTCCCGTTGCACGGCGCCGCGCGCGCGTCCTCCGCCGTGCAACCGATCGAGCAGCGGCTCCTCGGGCTGCTCGCCGCGGGCGCGAACGACGACTCGATCGCCCGCCAACTCGGCGTCAGCCGACGCACCGTGTTCCGACACCTGCAGCGGCTGATGGACCACGCCGGGGCGACCACCCGGTTCCAACTCGCCGTCCACGCCGTCCGGCACCGCTGGATCTGA